Proteins found in one Campylobacter canadensis genomic segment:
- a CDS encoding TolC family protein, producing MQQVAKIFFVLFFAKNIYADSLAYAYNSALEFDYLVKNQEYKVKIQEEKYKDSLGDLLFNLKLNSQYVINNFTYNDKDYNAGYKRLYLSFSLPIFKLSNYTNIKEQNYNLEIEKLENINTKQELALRVANAYFDLVFANISLKLAKSYNNTHSLKLEQVKANKNSSELELFQAKISLDKSNLEVNKAKKNLKSAILNIKNITGKEIKVSELKFINTTYFEKLDLQKYKEYKNNFSYKKELLQEKIADNNILEKKGEFLPELSLNSYLSNIYYNDKNYSKNKKNDFSLYFNFSIPIFTKSNLGHKLEKERLNKLLKANKLNQIKDEITILQTNTIDDFESLLEEVKINFLALENAKIYEELVQKSYTKKEQELIDVLNAQANLYKNKLEALKSVHSLIISYLKLESLIGELDKDKLIKLDKLMMF from the coding sequence TTGCAACAAGTTGCTAAGATTTTTTTTGTACTTTTTTTTGCAAAAAATATTTATGCAGATTCTTTAGCCTATGCTTATAATAGTGCTTTAGAATTTGATTATTTAGTTAAAAACCAAGAATACAAAGTAAAAATTCAAGAAGAAAAATATAAAGATAGTTTAGGTGATTTGCTTTTTAATCTAAAGCTAAACTCTCAATATGTAATAAATAACTTTACTTATAACGATAAAGACTATAATGCAGGTTATAAAAGACTTTATTTAAGCTTTTCTTTACCTATTTTTAAATTATCAAATTATACAAATATTAAAGAGCAAAATTATAATCTTGAAATAGAAAAATTAGAAAATATAAATACAAAGCAAGAACTTGCTTTAAGGGTTGCTAATGCTTATTTTGATTTAGTTTTTGCTAATATATCTTTAAAACTAGCAAAGTCTTATAACAATACACATAGTTTAAAACTAGAGCAAGTAAAGGCTAATAAAAATTCAAGCGAATTAGAGCTTTTTCAAGCAAAAATTAGTTTAGATAAAAGTAATTTAGAAGTAAATAAGGCTAAAAAGAATTTAAAATCAGCTATTTTAAACATTAAAAACATTACAGGCAAAGAAATAAAGGTTTCTGAACTTAAATTTATAAATACTACTTATTTTGAAAAGCTAGATTTACAAAAATATAAAGAATATAAAAATAATTTTTCATATAAAAAAGAGTTATTGCAAGAAAAAATTGCAGATAATAATATTTTAGAAAAAAAGGGCGAATTTCTACCTGAATTAAGCTTAAATTCGTATTTATCAAACATTTATTACAATGATAAAAATTATTCAAAAAATAAGAAAAATGATTTTTCTTTATATTTTAATTTTTCTATACCAATTTTCACAAAATCAAACTTAGGTCATAAATTAGAAAAAGAAAGGTTAAATAAATTATTAAAAGCAAATAAGTTAAATCAAATTAAAGATGAAATTACTATTTTACAAACAAATACAATTGATGATTTTGAATCATTATTAGAAGAAGTAAAAATTAATTTTTTAGCTCTTGAAAATGCCAAAATTTATGAAGAATTAGTTCAAAAAAGTTATACAAAAAAAGAACAAGAATTAATAGATGTTTTAAACGCACAAGCTAATTTATATAAAAACAAATTAGAAGCTTTAAAAAGCGTTCATTCATTAATTATTAGTTATTTAAAACTTGAATCTTTAATAGGAGAGCTAGATAAAGATAAATTAATAAAATTAGACAAATTGATGATGTTTTAA
- a CDS encoding biotin synthase: MSEIFLCSICNVKSGNCNEDCAYCTQSKHYNTNINSYDYKSIEQIVNETKLASKAGALGFCLVTSGRGFSGDGIDGVKINFIARAASEIKASGLHLHLIACNGRASFKQLAFLKENGIDSYNHNLETAKSYFPKICSTHTYEERYETNQNAINAGLGICCGGIFGLGESNEQRIELLEALKTLNPHTSTINFYIKNDALPIKTKQIDKEEAIAIIKKAKELLPNTRLMAAGGRELVFKDDFKSMFLAGINSIVLGDYLTTKGNDKTSDIELIQQAGYKIATSC, encoded by the coding sequence ATGAGTGAGATATTTTTATGTTCTATTTGCAATGTTAAAAGTGGAAATTGCAATGAAGATTGTGCTTATTGCACTCAATCAAAACATTACAATACAAATATAAATTCTTATGATTATAAAAGTATTGAGCAAATAGTAAATGAAACAAAACTCGCAAGTAAGGCTGGTGCTTTAGGTTTTTGCTTAGTTACTTCAGGTCGTGGTTTTAGTGGAGATGGTATTGATGGGGTTAAAATAAATTTTATTGCAAGAGCAGCAAGTGAGATTAAAGCAAGTGGTTTGCATTTGCATTTAATTGCTTGTAATGGTAGGGCAAGTTTTAAGCAACTTGCTTTTTTAAAAGAAAATGGCATAGATAGTTATAACCATAATTTAGAAACAGCAAAAAGCTATTTTCCAAAAATATGCAGTACTCATACTTATGAAGAAAGATATGAAACTAATCAAAATGCTATTAATGCAGGTCTTGGAATTTGCTGCGGCGGTATTTTTGGGCTTGGAGAAAGTAATGAGCAAAGAATTGAATTGTTAGAAGCTTTAAAAACTTTAAATCCACATACAAGCACAATAAATTTTTATATCAAAAACGATGCTTTACCAATAAAAACAAAGCAAATTGATAAAGAAGAAGCAATTGCTATTATAAAAAAAGCAAAAGAGTTATTGCCAAACACAAGATTAATGGCAGCAGGTGGCAGAGAGCTTGTTTTTAAAGATGATTTTAAATCAATGTTTTTAGCTGGAATAAATTCTATTGTTTTGGGTGATTATTTAACCACAAAAGGCAATGATAAAACAAGCGATATTGAACTGATACAACAAGCAGGATATAAGATTGCAACAAGTTGCTAA
- the prfB gene encoding peptide chain release factor 2: MDTYEFGELLKELKIKLQNIEKIIKPNEAKEKLEEIQKMQEDPNLWQDTKKAAMLGKEKTKLNNLLSAYENAKSELVGTIELFELAMKENDTDTLEALFAESDNLNEVITTLEISMLLSGENDNKGAIVNIHPGAGGTESNDWASIVYRMYLRFCEREGYKVETLDFQEGDEAGIKDVSFIVRGDFAYGYFKAEHGVHRLVRISPFDSNARRHTSFCSVIVSPEIDDDIEIQVEEKDIRIDYYRASGAGGQHVNKTESAVRITHLPTNIVVQCQNDRSQHKNKATAMKMLKSRLYELELEKQNENKDTGAVGENSFGHQIRSYVLAPYQQVKDLRSNIAYSQVDSILDGDIKKLIEGVLIANK; encoded by the coding sequence GAAATTCAAAAAATGCAAGAAGACCCAAATTTATGGCAAGATACAAAAAAAGCAGCAATGCTTGGCAAGGAAAAGACAAAATTAAATAATCTTTTAAGTGCTTATGAGAATGCTAAAAGTGAATTAGTTGGTACTATTGAGCTTTTTGAACTTGCTATGAAAGAAAATGATACTGATACACTAGAAGCTTTATTTGCTGAAAGTGATAATTTAAATGAGGTTATTACAACTTTAGAAATATCAATGCTTTTAAGCGGAGAAAATGATAATAAAGGTGCAATAGTAAATATACATCCAGGAGCAGGCGGTACAGAAAGCAATGACTGGGCTAGTATAGTTTATAGAATGTATTTAAGATTTTGCGAAAGAGAAGGCTATAAAGTAGAAACTCTTGACTTTCAAGAAGGCGATGAAGCAGGCATTAAAGATGTGAGTTTTATTGTGCGTGGGGATTTTGCTTATGGGTATTTTAAAGCAGAGCATGGAGTTCATCGTTTAGTAAGAATTAGCCCTTTTGATAGCAATGCAAGAAGGCATACAAGTTTTTGTAGTGTAATTGTTAGCCCAGAAATTGATGATGATATAGAAATACAAGTAGAAGAAAAAGATATTAGAATTGATTATTATCGTGCAAGTGGTGCAGGTGGACAGCATGTTAATAAAACAGAAAGTGCAGTAAGAATTACCCACCTTCCAACAAATATTGTAGTTCAATGCCAAAATGATAGGTCTCAACATAAGAATAAAGCCACAGCAATGAAAATGCTTAAATCTCGTTTGTATGAATTAGAGCTAGAAAAACAAAATGAAAATAAAGACACAGGCGCAGTAGGAGAAAATTCGTTTGGACATCAAATCCGTTCTTATGTTTTAGCACCTTATCAACAAGTTAAAGATTTGCGTTCAAATATAGCTTATTCTCAAGTTGATTCTATTTTAGATGGGGATATTAAAAAGCTTATTGAAGGTGTTTTAATAGCTAATAAATAA